A window of Mycolicibacterium fluoranthenivorans contains these coding sequences:
- a CDS encoding SCO6745 family protein, which produces MRQPRVARRLFDRLEPVHAVTYFAPESRAALGELGYRGFWSGYFAARSAPLGPVPPEVVAALFYNFSLRQVHKALPAAWEIATPAAVLAARQDAAVATLRRYGMTDDETVRTAADLAEIAARSAPMHGRALFAANAALPWPEEPVAKLWHATTLLREQRGDGHVAVLAAHGIGGRESNVLHAVAGRVPREMIAPSRDYDEDDWQEQLDGLAARGLVDAGGSLTSAGADLKAQIEDSTDRLALRAFDALDDRQLGTLFAALTPLTRLVVAGGDVPAATPMGLNRDELDDDAL; this is translated from the coding sequence GTGAGACAGCCCAGGGTTGCCCGTCGCCTGTTCGACCGGCTGGAGCCGGTACACGCCGTCACCTACTTCGCCCCGGAATCCCGCGCCGCACTCGGCGAACTCGGCTACCGCGGATTCTGGTCGGGCTATTTCGCGGCCCGGTCGGCGCCGCTGGGGCCGGTGCCACCCGAGGTGGTCGCGGCGCTGTTCTACAACTTCTCCCTGCGTCAGGTGCACAAGGCGCTGCCCGCGGCGTGGGAGATCGCCACCCCGGCCGCTGTACTGGCCGCCCGCCAGGATGCGGCGGTGGCCACGTTGCGGCGCTACGGGATGACCGACGATGAGACGGTGCGGACCGCAGCCGATCTGGCCGAGATCGCCGCCCGCTCGGCCCCGATGCACGGGCGAGCGCTGTTCGCCGCCAATGCGGCGCTACCGTGGCCCGAGGAGCCGGTGGCCAAGCTGTGGCACGCCACCACCTTGCTGCGGGAGCAGCGCGGCGACGGCCATGTCGCCGTGCTCGCCGCGCACGGTATCGGCGGGCGCGAATCCAACGTGCTGCACGCCGTGGCCGGCCGGGTGCCACGCGAGATGATCGCCCCCAGCCGTGACTACGACGAGGACGATTGGCAGGAACAGTTGGACGGGCTGGCCGCGCGCGGACTGGTCGACGCCGGCGGGTCGTTGACCTCGGCCGGTGCCGACCTCAAGGCGCAGATCGAGGACAGCACCGACCGGCTGGCGCTGCGCGCCTTCGACGCCCTCGACGACCGGCAGTTGGGCACCCTGTTCGCGGCGCTGACACCCCTGACCCGCCTGGTGGTGGCCGGCGGTGATGTCCCCGCCGCCACGCCGATGGGCCTGAACCGAGACGAGCTCGACGACGACGCCCTGTAG
- a CDS encoding TetR/AcrR family transcriptional regulator, whose translation MSDAAGGGSSAPAEATNPQRIRDIAMVCFAERGVSGTSLRTIADAAEVSVGLIQHYFGSKAALIEAIDEHVLRVCGQILDDSPASPEVGNTPDVYRGGTAQLFIEHPDVMDYVARVLTEGGATGAAIFDGLVKISETQGETFIARGLARPDLDPVWSVLNPVLVRVAASVFRRHIERHIPGPLYTREQTLRWDEATTNLIRHGQLREAARDGSGGQDTSQP comes from the coding sequence ATGAGCGACGCGGCGGGAGGCGGTTCTTCCGCACCGGCCGAAGCGACGAACCCGCAGCGGATACGCGATATCGCGATGGTCTGCTTTGCCGAGCGCGGCGTGTCGGGCACGTCCCTGCGGACCATCGCCGACGCGGCCGAGGTGAGCGTGGGTCTCATCCAGCACTACTTCGGCAGCAAAGCGGCTTTGATCGAGGCGATCGACGAGCACGTGCTGCGGGTGTGCGGCCAGATTCTCGATGACAGTCCAGCCTCGCCAGAGGTGGGGAACACCCCTGACGTCTATCGCGGCGGCACCGCGCAGCTGTTCATCGAGCATCCGGACGTGATGGACTACGTCGCTCGTGTGCTGACCGAAGGCGGAGCGACCGGTGCGGCGATCTTCGACGGTCTGGTCAAGATCAGCGAAACGCAGGGCGAGACCTTCATCGCGCGCGGTCTGGCCAGGCCCGACCTCGATCCGGTGTGGTCCGTGCTGAACCCGGTGCTGGTGCGCGTTGCGGCCAGCGTGTTCCGCAGACATATCGAACGGCACATCCCCGGACCCCTATACACCCGGGAACAGACACTGCGATGGGACGAGGCCACCACCAACCTCATCCGGCACGGTCAGCTCCGGGAAGCCGCACGCGACGGATCCGGCGGGCAGGACACGTCCCAGCCCTGA
- a CDS encoding FadR/GntR family transcriptional regulator, whose protein sequence is MGPSSNVSALHDNVLTALGAAVVSGRYPPGEVITLEGVSAEHGVSRSVAREAIRVLESMGLVSSRRRVGITIQPAANWNVFDPSVIRWRLESGDRAAQLISLSELRRGFEPAAAALAARRANPHHCRIMAAAVSDMVMHGRSGDLDAYLQADKIFHQTLLDASGNEMFRALNAVVAEVLTGRTHHGMMPELPNPAAIELHDEVARAIRLRDESGAERAMRAIIDEAARAVAEDA, encoded by the coding sequence GTGGGTCCGTCGTCAAACGTCAGCGCACTGCACGACAACGTGCTGACCGCCCTGGGCGCCGCCGTGGTGTCCGGCAGATACCCACCCGGCGAGGTGATCACCCTGGAAGGGGTCAGCGCCGAACACGGGGTGTCACGCAGCGTTGCCCGCGAGGCGATCCGGGTACTCGAGTCGATGGGCCTGGTGTCCTCGCGCCGCCGCGTCGGTATCACCATTCAGCCCGCAGCCAACTGGAATGTGTTCGACCCCAGCGTGATTCGGTGGCGTCTGGAATCCGGGGACCGGGCCGCCCAGCTGATCTCGCTGTCGGAGTTACGTCGCGGATTCGAGCCGGCCGCTGCCGCACTGGCCGCCCGGCGGGCGAATCCACACCATTGCCGGATCATGGCCGCCGCGGTGTCCGACATGGTGATGCACGGCCGCTCCGGTGACCTGGACGCATATCTGCAGGCCGACAAGATCTTTCACCAAACGCTGCTGGATGCCAGCGGTAACGAGATGTTCCGTGCGCTCAATGCGGTGGTCGCCGAGGTACTGACCGGACGCACTCACCACGGGATGATGCCGGAACTGCCCAACCCCGCCGCCATCGAACTGCACGACGAGGTGGCCCGGGCGATACGGCTGCGCGACGAATCGGGTGCCGAACGGGCCATGCGGGCCATCATCGACGAGGCCGCCAGAGCGGTGGCCGAGGACGCCTGA
- a CDS encoding gluconokinase, with protein sequence MPSPIVVMGVSGSGKSTVGAALAQRLRVPFADADDFHPPANIEKMKAGHPLDDEDRKPWLATLGDWLGERCGDGGVMSCSALKRRYRDQLRAHCPGIQFLHLSGTPEIIGARQASRPGHFMPASLLASQFDTLEPLEEDEAGVVIDVGQSIDAIVDTYISLTGGEHR encoded by the coding sequence ATGCCGTCACCGATCGTCGTGATGGGCGTCTCGGGGAGCGGGAAGTCCACCGTCGGCGCCGCGCTGGCACAGCGGCTGCGCGTCCCGTTCGCGGACGCCGATGACTTCCATCCGCCCGCCAACATCGAGAAGATGAAGGCCGGCCACCCGCTCGACGACGAGGATCGCAAGCCGTGGCTGGCGACCCTGGGCGACTGGCTGGGGGAGCGTTGTGGTGACGGTGGCGTGATGAGCTGCTCGGCGCTCAAACGGCGCTACCGCGACCAGCTGCGTGCACACTGCCCCGGTATCCAGTTCCTGCACCTGAGCGGGACACCCGAGATCATCGGGGCGCGCCAGGCCAGCAGGCCCGGCCACTTCATGCCGGCCTCGCTGCTGGCATCTCAGTTCGACACCCTCGAACCACTCGAGGAGGACGAGGCGGGCGTCGTCATCGACGTCGGTCAGAGCATCGACGCCATCGTCGACACCTACATCTCACTCACCGGAGGGGAACACCGATGA